One window from the genome of Flavobacterium agricola encodes:
- a CDS encoding DUF1003 domain-containing protein encodes MKISHISKKEIRKGEEIKGKDIREGIFNLIQSNYSDFTTDSFISLSELNQFRRLYLTSLVLQEKGEFALLDKEVMEAIQNNAILSENIQEEIETELTIGQKIADRVAVFGGSWTFIITFFSFILIWMLINIWVLATQPFDPYPFILLNLLLSCLAAIQAPIIMMSQNRQEQKDRQRSEHDYKINLKAELEIKLLSEKIDHLLVHQNKKLLEIQEVQIDYLEDLMQEVKKKWIK; translated from the coding sequence ATGAAGATAAGTCATATAAGTAAGAAAGAAATTCGAAAAGGAGAAGAAATTAAAGGAAAAGATATTCGTGAAGGAATTTTTAATTTGATACAATCAAACTATTCAGATTTTACAACTGATAGTTTTATTTCTTTATCAGAATTAAATCAGTTTAGACGTCTGTATTTAACATCATTAGTTTTACAAGAAAAAGGTGAGTTTGCACTTTTAGATAAAGAAGTAATGGAAGCGATACAAAACAATGCTATTCTGTCAGAAAATATTCAAGAAGAAATTGAAACAGAACTTACAATTGGTCAGAAAATTGCAGACCGAGTGGCTGTTTTTGGTGGAAGTTGGACTTTTATTATCACTTTCTTTTCTTTTATTCTAATTTGGATGTTAATTAATATTTGGGTTTTAGCAACTCAACCTTTTGATCCGTATCCTTTTATCTTATTAAACTTGCTTTTGTCTTGTTTGGCGGCTATTCAAGCACCTATAATTATGATGAGTCAAAACAGACAAGAGCAAAAAGATAGGCAACGAAGTGAGCACGATTATAAAATAAACCTTAAAGCCGAACTTGAAATTAAATTGTTGAGTGAGAAAATAGATCATTTATTGGTACATCAAAACAAAAAGTTATTAGAAATTCAAGAAGTACAAATTGACTATTTAGAAGATCTAATGCAAGAAGTGAAAAAAAAATGGATTAAGTAA
- a CDS encoding S66 peptidase family protein, which translates to MIIPPYLKKGDTVAIVCTARKFFKEDAQPAIALLESWGLRVKLGKTIGLDYFQLGGTDEQRTADFNEQIQDPEVKAIWVARGGYGTVRIIDLIDFSAFQSDPKWIVGFSDITTLHSHINNLGVATTHAIMPFTVPTAPESVKQTLHDALFGKALTYQIAPHENNVLGEATGELVGGNLSILYSLLGSPSAIQTQNKILFIEDLDEYLYHLDRMMQNLKRNNYFTTCKAIIVGGMTDMHDNQIPYGQNAYEIIGAIAAQYYIPICFDFPAGHVPDNRALIFGQTVNLSIKKDLVTLSF; encoded by the coding sequence ATGATTATTCCACCCTATTTAAAAAAAGGAGATACCGTTGCTATTGTTTGTACTGCACGAAAATTTTTTAAAGAAGATGCACAACCTGCCATAGCTTTATTAGAATCTTGGGGATTGCGTGTAAAATTGGGTAAAACCATTGGTTTAGATTATTTTCAGTTAGGCGGAACGGATGAACAACGTACCGCTGATTTTAACGAGCAAATTCAAGATCCTGAAGTTAAAGCCATTTGGGTTGCACGTGGTGGTTACGGAACGGTTAGAATTATAGATTTGATTGATTTTAGCGCGTTTCAATCCGATCCAAAATGGATTGTTGGTTTTAGTGATATTACCACTTTACATAGTCATATAAACAATTTAGGCGTTGCAACCACTCACGCCATTATGCCGTTTACTGTACCAACCGCACCAGAATCAGTTAAACAAACTTTGCATGATGCACTATTTGGCAAAGCTTTAACATACCAAATTGCCCCGCATGAAAATAATGTTTTGGGCGAAGCAACGGGCGAATTGGTTGGAGGAAACCTTTCTATTTTATACAGCTTATTGGGCTCGCCATCGGCTATTCAAACACAAAATAAAATTCTTTTTATAGAAGATTTAGACGAATATCTATATCATTTAGACCGAATGATGCAAAACTTAAAACGCAACAATTATTTTACAACTTGCAAAGCAATTATTGTGGGCGGAATGACCGACATGCACGACAACCAAATTCCGTACGGGCAAAATGCGTACGAAATTATTGGTGCAATTGCAGCGCAATATTATATTCCGATATGTTTTGATTTTCCTGCCGGTCACGTACCAGATAATCGAGCGCTAATTTTTGGACAAACCGTAAATCTTAGCATTAAAAAAGATTTGGTAACCTTATCGTTTTAA
- a CDS encoding YraN family protein, translated as MAKHNEIGLLGEQLAVAFLVQNEYEVLEKNWRFKKAEVDIIAKKQNQIICVEVKTRTSVAVGEPESFVSQKKIELLLFAMNQYLTNSDLDLEVRFDIISVLILDNETKIKHIENAFYHF; from the coding sequence ATGGCAAAGCACAACGAAATTGGTTTATTAGGCGAGCAACTTGCTGTTGCATTTTTAGTACAAAATGAATATGAAGTTTTAGAAAAAAATTGGCGCTTTAAAAAAGCAGAAGTTGATATTATTGCCAAAAAGCAAAACCAAATAATTTGTGTTGAAGTTAAAACGCGAACTTCTGTTGCTGTGGGTGAGCCAGAAAGTTTTGTTTCTCAGAAAAAAATTGAATTATTACTTTTCGCCATGAATCAGTATCTAACAAATTCAGATTTGGACTTAGAAGTACGTTTTGATATTATTTCGGTGCTTATTTTAGATAATGAAACTAAAATTAAGCACATAGAAAATGCTTTTTATCATTTTTAG